One Candidatus Binataceae bacterium genomic window, GAGGAAGGCCATGATGACGACCCATCCGCCGTTGGCCTTAAAGACTCCCGCCGGCGCGATGTAATTGAGATGGGGACCCTGGCGCGACGGTTTGAGCTGGCCATTGCTCCCGCTGTACTGATGCACGCTGACTTCGTGACAGTGGTAGTAGACGTCGAGCAGACCGACATCGAGATGCTGCCCGCGCCCGGTGCGATCGCGATGGCGCAACGCGGCGAGGATCGCCAGCGCCCCGTGCACGCCGGTGTTCACGTCGCCGACTGCGACCAGCGGAATGTAGGGTGTGCCGCCGGCCTCGCCGATCATCGAAGTGACGCCCGAGTAGGCCTGCGCGATGAAGTCGTATCCGGGCAGCTTCGCCAGCGGACCGGTCTGCCCCAGTGCGGAGATCGAGCACAGTATGATGTCCTTGCGCATCTCGCGGAGGCGGTCATAACCGAGGCCCATTTCGGCCATCGTGCCGGGTTTGAAGTTCTCGACCACCACATCGACTTTGGGGACGAGCGCGGTGACGATTGCCATCCCGCGCGGATCACGGATATTCAGGCAAACGCTCTTTTTGCCAAGGTTCTGCTGGATGTAATAGAGGCTGCGATCGTTGCCGCGCAGCTTCGACATGCCGCGCACGAAGTCGCCATTCGGCGCCGCTTCAATCTTAATCACCTCGGCGCCCATCTCGGCCAGCATCCGCGTGCAACTTGGACCCGCGAGCGCGCGGGATAAATCCAGCGCCCGGATTCCGCTCAAAACATGCTCCATCGCACCAGCCATCGGCAGCACCTCCATTTAGTGACGGGTATCCTCGCAAAGCCTCTGGCACTCGCACAAGCCGGAGCGCGTGGTGGCGCGAGTTAACCATACCGTAACCAATGCGGTTCCAACCGGGTATCGCGACGGGCTATTCTGGCCCTCTTTCCGGAGCGGACAATGCCCGGATCGGACGATGGCAAATTCGCGGAGCATGACGCAGCGCCTCTTTGGCGCGGCCTTTTCGTTTGTCGCGCTCGCGGCGGTGATCGCGCTTTTTTTCACCTATCGGCGTTACCAGCCGGCGCCGCATCCGCCGCGCCTGAGTGTCGATGCGCGCGAGCTTCCTTACTATGCGTTCTGCTCCTTTTACCGCATGTTGGCCGCCTATCTGATTGCGTTGGTCTTCTCGCTGATTTATGGAATCGCGGCGGCGCACAGTCGCGCCCGCGAGCGCGTCATGATTCCGATTATCGATATTGCGCAATCGGTGCCGGTGGTCGGATTTTTCCCGGCCGCAATCTTTTTCTTCGTTGCGCTGGCCCCCGGGCGTCTCGGCGTCGAGATCGCGGCCATTTTCCTGATTTTCACCAGCATGGCCTGGAACATGGTGCTTGGCGTCTTCGAGTCGGTGCGCACGATTCCCAACGACTCGATGGAAGCGCTGGGCGCATTTGGCGCGAATTCATGGCTAAAACTCCGGCGACTGCTGCTGCCCGCATGCGTTCCCAAGCTGGTCTACAACTCGATCCTCTCCTGGGTCGCGGGCTGGTACTACCTGATTGCCTGCGAAATTATCACCGCCGGACCCACCTCGTACCGTCTACCCGGCCTCGGCAGCTATCTGATTACCGCGGCGGACAAGGGACGTTCGGGGGAGATCGTGGCC contains:
- a CDS encoding CoA transferase → MEVLPMAGAMEHVLSGIRALDLSRALAGPSCTRMLAEMGAEVIKIEAAPNGDFVRGMSKLRGNDRSLYYIQQNLGKKSVCLNIRDPRGMAIVTALVPKVDVVVENFKPGTMAEMGLGYDRLREMRKDIILCSISALGQTGPLAKLPGYDFIAQAYSGVTSMIGEAGGTPYIPLVAVGDVNTGVHGALAILAALRHRDRTGRGQHLDVGLLDVYYHCHEVSVHQYSGSNGQLKPSRQGPHLNYIAPAGVFKANGGWVVIMAFLHHWKDLCKAMNRPELVDDAKFGTDPGRLANRAELIKMIEDWLATFPDRDSAVAHMQKNAVPAAPVLSIEETISHPHHRARGTVRTIEDRFVGKFEIPGMPLRFSEFPKDLPLEAATLGQHNREVLRDLLGRSEQEIEELRAANVLIEGKY